Proteins co-encoded in one Medicago truncatula cultivar Jemalong A17 chromosome 8, MtrunA17r5.0-ANR, whole genome shotgun sequence genomic window:
- the LOC11415893 gene encoding nucleobase-ascorbate transporter 2 — protein sequence MAAIKPEDISHSPMDQLQGLEYCIDSNPSWVETILLGFQHYILALGTAVMIPSFLVPSMGGNDDDKVRVVQTLLFVEGINTLLQTLFGTRLPTVIGGSYAFMVPIVSIIRDPSFAMIDDPQLRFLSTMRAVQGALIVGSSIQIILGFSQIWAICSRFFSPLGMVPVITLVGFGLFDRGFPMVGTCVEIGIPMLILFVVFSQYLKNFQTRQVPILERFALLITTTVIWAYAHLLTASGAYKHRPDVTQHSCRTDRANLISSAPWIKIPYPLEWGAPTFDAGHSFGMMAAVLVSLVESTGAFKAASRLASATPPPAHVLSRGIGWQGIGILLNGLFGTLTGSTVSVENVGLLGSNRVGSRRVIQVSAGFMIFFAMLGKFGALFASIPFPIFAAIYCVLFGLVASVGLSFLQFTNMNSMRNLFITGVALFLGLSIPEYFREYTIRALHGPAHTKAGWFNDFLNTIFYSSPTVALIIAVFLDNTLDYKDSAKDRGMPWWAKFRTFKADSRNEEFYSLPFNLNRFFPPS from the exons ATGGCAGCTATAAAGCCAGAAGATATAAGTCATTCACCAATGGATCAACTTCAGGGTTTAGAGTATTGTATAGATTCAAATCCATCTTGGG TGGAGACAATACTACTTGGTTTTCAACATTATATTTTGGCATTAGGAACTGCAGTTATGATTCCTTCATTTCTTGTTCCTTCAATGGGTGGAAATGAT GATGATAAAGTAAGGGTGGTACAAACTCTACTTTTTGTTGAAGGAATTAATACACTTTTGCAAACACTGTTTGGAACCCGGTTACCAACAGTGATAGGAGGATCATATGCATTCATGGTCCCCATTGTATCCATTATTCGTGACCCTTCTTTTGCAATGATAGATGACCCACAATTG AGGTTTCTTAGCACAATGAGAGCAGTTCAAGGTGCACTAATTGTAGGATCCAGCATACAAATTATTTTGGGATTTAGTCAAATATGGGCTATTTGTTCTAG ATTTTTCAGCCCACTTGGAATGGTTCCAGTAATTACATTAGTTGGTTTTGGATTATTTGACAGAGGTTTCCCTATG GTGGGGACTTGTGTTGAAATTGGAATTCCCATGCTAATCTTGTTTGTAGTCTTCTCTCAG TACTTGAAAAATTTTCAGACAAGACAAGTACCGATACTAGAGAGATTTGCTCTTCTCATAACAACCACGGTCATATGGGCATATGCACATCTATTGACAGCGAGTGGAGCATACAAACACCGGCCGGATGTAACTCAACATAGTTGTAGGACAGACAGGGCTAATCTCATTTCTTCTGCTCCTTG GATAAAGATTCCATACCCTCTTGAGTGGGGTGCTCCTACATTTGATGCTGGCCACTCTTTTGGAATGATGGCTGCTGTTTTAGTCTCATTAGTTGAG TCAACTGGAGCATTCAAAGCTGCATCGCGTCTAGCAAGTGCCACACCACCGCCTGCTCATGTCCTGAGCCGTGGTATCGGTTGGCAGGGAATTGGAATTTTGCTGAATGGCCTTTTCGGAACACTAACCGGTTCAACAGTTTCTGT GGAGAATGTAGGGCTTCTAGGAAGCAACCGTGTTGGCAGCCGAAGGGTTATTCAAGTTTCTGCTGGATTTATGATATTCTTCGCAATGTTAG GTAAATTTGGAGCTTTATTTGCATCAATACCATTCCCTATTTTTGCTGCTATATACTGTGTTTTGTTTGGTCTTGTAG cTTCTGTAGGGCTATCATTTTTGCAATTCACCAACATGAATTCAATGAGGAACCTCTTTATCACTGGTGTTGCCCTTTTCTTAGGCTTGTCTATTCCTGAATATTTCAGAGAATACACTATCAGGGCCCTTCATGGTCCTGCTCATACCAAAGCTGGATGG TTCAATGACTTCCTGAATACCATCTTCTATTCTTCACCAACTGTTGCATTGATTATTGCTGTGTTCTTGGACAATACTCTTGACTATAAGGACAGTGCCAAAGATAGAGGAATGCCATGGTGGGCTAAGTTTAGAACATTTAAAGCTGATAGCAGAAATGAAGAGTTCTACTCCCTACCTTTCAATCTCAACCGCTTCTTTCCTCCATCATAG
- the LOC11415862 gene encoding uncharacterized protein gives MDQGTSKGSGEMLDHVDKGVDKNLINLVEGVATDAGAGHSLGVRVSVCGEDRNSEETCNDLVLNEELEEKALEVRSQNIGGDPEKIDNELHSVDQGTSYNSLNRETLETCVVIDSSAQVERVTVNGDNRKLEAKTNESGLRKLSIKAPKGVSETDKNSCVIDMNCGTCEGFGENLDDEMICRICHLASGQPLEATAVGTPNIADKSTGLIMLGCACKDELGIAHSHCAEAWFKIKGNRLCEICGETAKNVSDVTANAFMEEWCESGFINNDSTSPRRLVGCWRGQPFCNFLMVCLVIAFVLPWFFRVKMF, from the exons ATGGATCAGGGAACAAGTAAAGGTAGTGGTGAAATGTTGGATCATGTTGATAAAGGGGTTGATAAGAATTTGATTAATTTGGTTGAAGGCGTTGCAACTGATGCAGGAGCTGGACATAGTTTGGGTGTCAGGGTTAGTGTATGCGGTGAAGATCGGAATTCAGAAGAGACGTGCAATGATCTTGTATTGAATGAGGAGTTAGAGGAGAAAGCTTTAGAAGTTAGGAGTCAGAACATTGGTGGTGATCCTGAAAAAATTGACAATGAATTGCATAGTGTTGATCAAGGGACTAGTTATAATTCGCTTAATCGGGAAACACTAGAGACCTGTGTTGTAATAGATTCTTCTGCTCAAGTTGAACGTGTCACTGTCAATGGAGATAATAGAAAATTGGAAGCTAAAACTAATGAATCAGGGCTGCGCAAGTTATCGATAAAAGCACCAAAAGGGGTGTCTGAGACCGATAAAAATTCATGTGTGATTGATATGAACTGTGGCACATGTGaaggttttggtgaaaatttGGATGACGAAATGATTTGTAGGATTTGCCATCTGGCCTCTGGGCAACCGTTAGAAGCAACTGCTGTTGGCACTCCAAATATTGCTGATAAAAGTACAGGTTTGATTATGCTTGGTTGTGCATGTAAAGATGAGCTAGGAATCGCACACAGCCATTGCGCTGAGGCATGGTTCAAGATTAAAGGAAACAg GTTGTGCGAAATATGTGGCGAGACTGCCAAAAACGTGTCTGATGTTACTGCTAATGCATTCATGGAAGAATGGTGTGAAAGTGGATTCATCAACAATGATAGTACATCACCCCGTAGGTTGGTTGGATGCTGGCGCGGGCAGCCATTCTGTAACTTCTTGATGGTGTGTCTGGTAATAGCTTTTGTTCTGCCATGGTTCTTTCGTGTGAAGATGTTCTAG
- the LOC11412407 gene encoding pentatricopeptide repeat-containing protein DOT4, chloroplastic: protein MSSVSKTIPISSPYHTHKTTSNYAKKSHNRFIFFKQPRRTCLLHSTVCVSPSFTNTTHSVTQNQNAKINKFCEMGDLRNAIELLTKSKSYELGLNSYCSVLQLCAEKKSLEDGKRVHSVIISNGISVDEALGAKLVFMYVNCGDLVQGRKIFDKIMNDKVFLWNLLMSEYAKIGNFRESVSLFKKMQKLGVVGNCYTFTCVLKCFAALGKVKECKRVHGYVLKLGFGSNTAVVNSLIAAYFKFGGVESAHNLFDELSEPDVVSWNSMINGCVVNGFSGNGLEIFIQMLILGVEVDLTTLVSVLVACANIGNLSLGRALHGFGVKACFSEEVVFSNTLLDMYSKCGNLNGATEVFVKMGDTTIVSWTSIIAAYVREGLYSDAIGLFDEMQSKGVRPDIYTVTSIVHACACSSSLDKGRDVHSYVIKNGMGSNLPVTNALINMYAKCGSVEEARLVFSKIPVKDIVSWNTMIGGYSQNLLPNEALELFLDMQKQFKPDDITMACVLPACAGLAALDKGREIHGHILRRGYFSDLHVACALVDMYAKCGLLVLAQLLFDMIPKKDLISWTVMIAGYGMHGFGNEAISTFNEMRIAGIEPDESSFSAILNACSHSGLLNEGWKFFNSMRNECGVEPKLEHYACVVDLLARMGNLSKAYKFIESMPIKPDTTIWGVLLSGCRIHHDVKLAEKVAEHIFELEPDNTRYYVVLANVYAEAEKWEEVKKLRKRMQKRGFKQNPGCSWIEVGGKFNIFVAGNSKHPQAKKIDVLLSKLTMQMQNEDYSSMFRYVLINEDDMEKEMIQCGHSEKSAMAFGILNLPPGRTVRVSKNRRVCGDCHEMGKFMSKTTKMEIVLRDSNRFHHFKDGLCSCRGFW, encoded by the coding sequence ATGTCATCTGTGTCGAAAACTATACCAATCTCTTCACCTTATCACACTCATAAAACCACTTCAAATTAcgcaaaaaaatctcataaccgcttcatcttcttcaaacaACCTCGTAGAACATGTCTTCTACATTCCACTGTCTGTGTCTCTCCATCTTTCACCAACACCACTCACAGCGTAACCCAaaaccaaaatgcaaaaattaacaaattctgCGAAATGGGTGATCTTAgaaatgctattgaattactcaCAAAGTCAAAAAGCTATGAACTTGGGTTGAATAGTTACTGTTCCGTTTTGCAGCTTTGTGCTGAGAAGAAATCTTTGGAAGATGGAAAAAGGGTTCATTCTGTTATTATTTCTAATGGAATTTCAGTTGACGAGGCTTTAGGAGCTAAACTAGTGTTTATGTATGTGAATTGCGGTGATTTGGTTCAAGggagaaaaatatttgataagattatgaatgATAAGGTTTTTCTTTGGAATCTTTTGATGTCTGAATATGCAAAGATTGGTAATTTTAGAGAAAGTGTGAGtctttttaagaaaatgcaGAAGTTGGGAGTTGTAGGGAATTGTTATACATTTACCTGTGTGTTGAAGTGTTTTGCTGCATTGGGAAAAGTAAAGGAGTGTAAAAGGGTTCATGGGTATGTTTTGAAATTAGGATTTGGGTCTAATACTGCTGTTGTTAACTCTTTGATTGCTGCTTATTTCAAATTTGGTGGAGTTGAGAGTGCACATAATctgtttgatgaattgagtgaaCCAGATGTTGTTTCGTGGAATTCTATGATAAATGGTTGTGTTGTGAATGGCTTTTCTGGAAATGGACTTGAAATTTTCATTCAGATGCTGATTTTGGGGGTTGAGGTGGATTTGACCACTTTGGTTAGTGTTCTTGTGGCTTGTGCAAATATTGGGAATCTTTCACTTGGTAGAGCTCTTCATGGTTTTGGAGTGAAAGCTTGTTTTAGTGAGGAAGTTGTGTTTAGCAATACTTTACTAGACATGTATTCAAAATGTGGTAATTTAAATGGCGCAACTGAAGTTTTTGTGAAGATGGGTGACACAACTATTGTTTCTTGGACTTCAATTATTGCTGCTTATGTACGAGAAGGTCTATACAGTGATGCTATTGGATTATTCGATGAAATGCAAAGCAAGGGTGTTAGGCCAGATATTTATACTGTCACAAGCATTGTTCATGCTTGTGCTTGTAGCAGCTCTTTGGATAAAGGAAGGGATGTACACAGTTATGTTATAAAGAATGGCATGGGGTCGAATTTGCCTGTCACTAACGCTCTCATCAACATGTATGCAAAATGTGGAAGCGTGGAAGAAGCTCGTTTAGTTTTCTCTAAAATTCCAGTTAAGGACATTGTCTCATGGAATACAATGATCGGAGGTTATTCACAAAATTTACTTCCCAATGAAGCTCTAGAACTTTTTTTGGACATGCAAAAACAATTTAAGCCAGATGACATTACAATGGCTTGTGTACTTCCAGCTTGTGCAGGATTAGCAGCTCTAGACAAAGGCAGAGAGATACATGGTCACATATTAAGAAGAGGGTACTTTTCAGATTTGCATGTAGCATGTGCACTTGTTGATATGTATGCCAAATGTGGGCTACTTGTTCTAGCACAACTACTTTTCGATATGATTCCTAAAAAAGATTTGATTTCATGGACTGTTATGATAGCTGGATATGGCATGCATGGATTTGGAAACGAGGCAATTTCCACTTTCAACGAGATGAGGATTGCAGGTATCGAGCCCGACGAGTCCTCCTTTTCCGCGATACTTAATGCTTGCAGTCATTCTGGATTACTTAATGAGGGTTGGAAATTCTTTAACTCCATGAGAAATGAATGCGGCGTCGAACCAAAGTTAGAACACTATGCCTGCGTGGTGGATCTCCTTGCCCGGATGGGAAATCTATCAAAGGCTTACAAGTTCATTGAGTCGATGCCAATTAAACCAGATACTACAATTTGGGGTGTCTTGCTTTCTGGGTGTAGGATCCATCATGACGTGAAGCTAGCAGAAAAAGTGGCAGAACATATTTTTGAGCTAGAGCCAGACAACACAAGGTATTATGTTGTTCTAGCTAATGTATATGCAGAAGCAGAAAAATGGGAAGAAGTGAAAAAGTTGCGAAAAAGGATGCAAAAAAGGGGATTTAAACAGAATCCAGGTTGTAGTTGGATCGAAGTCGGAGGAAAGTTTAATATCTTTGTCGCTGGGAACAGTAAGCACCCTCAAGCGAAAAAGATAGACGTGTTGCTGAGTAAATTGACAATGCAAATGCAGAATGAAGATTACTCTAGTATGTTCAGGTATGTATTGATTAATGAAGATGATATGGAGAAGGAAATGATTCAATGTGGACACAGTGAAAAGTCAGCAATGGCGTTCGGTATATTAAATTTACCGCCTGGGAGGACTGTTAGGGTATCGAAGAATCGAAGAGTATGTGGGGACTGTCATGAGATGGGGAAGTTCATGTCCAAGACAACAAAGATGGAAATTGTATTGAGAGATTCAAACcggtttcaccatttcaaggaTGGTTTGTGTTCTTGCAGAGGTTTCTGGTAA
- the LOC11412907 gene encoding receptor-like protein 51, whose amino-acid sequence MKPSPPPPLLPILLFTIFFLFPTIITSVSLPLPPKSSPSSPSTSTSTLEPNQLKALQSLNIPTSKNPCIQPSFHNATQCDSSKPFSHLISLTLSNCSTSLSLSYNALKSLSTLQSLHFLNCPIAPIHFPPQLTSSLLSFTSINSLHKISGVWLSHLANLTDLTVSNTPIKASGPYVILAHMKKLKTLTISNSNLTGFLPKYIHSNLTHIDFSSNNLKGNIPFSITMLDGLESLNLSSNGLKGEIPSSLGDLISLKNLSLASNSFSGSIPDSISAIPGLVHMDLSSNQLNGTIPKFISEMKNLKYLNLANNNLHGVVPFNLSFIKSLTMFKVVGNSNLCYNHSVLSSKLKLEIAACDKYGRPMSPPPAKDSSGDDSNDSDYDEEDDESSIHKREHHHGPNKFVLGVAIALSSIVFLIVFLILCSKCCR is encoded by the coding sequence ATGaaaccatcaccaccacctccaTTACTTCCTATTCTCCTCTTcaccatcttcttcctcttccccACCATTATCACCTCAGTTTCTCTACCTCTTCCACCTAAATCATCACCTTCTTCACCTTCCACTTCCACTTCCACTCTTGAGCCAAACCAACTCAAAGCCCTTCAATCCCTCAACATCCCCACATCAAAGAACCCTTGCATCCAACCATCTTTCCACAATGCCACACAATGTGACTCTTCAAAACCCTTTAGCCACCTCATTTCCCTTACCCTTTCAAACTGTTCAACCTCCCTATCTCTCTCCTACAATGCCCTCAAATCCCTCTCTACCCTCCAATCCCTTCACTTCCTTAACTGCCCCATTGCTCCAATTCACTTCCCTCCTCAACTCACatcctctcttctctccttcacCTCCATCAACAGTCTCCACAAGATCTCAGGTGTATGGCTCTCTCACCTAGCAAACCTCACTGATCTCACTGTCTCAAATACCCCAATCAAAGCTTCTGGACCTTATGTTATCCTTGCTCACATGAAAAAGCTCAAAACTTTAACCATTTCCAATTCCAATCTCACTGGTTTTCTACCAAAATACATCCATTCCAACCTGACCCACATAGATTTTTCATCCAACAATCTCAAAGGAAACATACCCTTTTCCATTACCATGCTTGATGGCCTTGAAAGTTTGAATCTTTCTTCAAATGGGCTGAAGGGTGAGATACCCTCTTCATTAGGGGACTTAATTTCCCTTAAAAATCTTTCTTTggcttcaaattcattttcagGGTCTATCCCAGATTCAATTTCTGCAATTCCAGGTTTGGTTCACATGGATCTGAGTTCAAACCAGCTCAATGGAACAATTCCAAAGTTCATTTCAGAAATGAAGAACCTCAAGTACTTGAATCTTGCTAACAATAATCTTCATGGGGTTGTTCCATTCAACTTGAGTTTTATCAAAAGTTTGACAATGTTTAAGGTTGTTGGGAACAGTAACTTGTGTTATAATCATTCAGTTTTGTCTTCAAAATTGAAGCTTGAGATTGCTGCTTGTGATAAGTATGGGAGGCCAATGTCTCCACCACCTGCTAAAGATTCTTCTGGAGATGATAGTAATGATTCAGATTatgatgaagaggatgatgaaagTAGCATCCATAAAAGAGAGCATCATCATGGTCCAAACAAATTTGTTCTTGGTGTGGCAATTGCTCTTTCTTCCATTGTCTTTTTGATTGTGTTCTTAATCCTATGTTCAAAGTGCTGTCGCTGA
- the LOC11406771 gene encoding cellulose synthase A catalytic subunit 8 [UDP-forming]: MMPSGASLCNICGEQLVLSENGELFVACHECSYPICKACFEHEINEGHKVCLKCGTPYEGRTNNDNVDDEREDDDDDIMVHENPSTMASQINNSEDGGGLHARHISTVSSLDIEEVNEESGNSKWKNRMKGWKGKGKGKGKGKDKKNKTKKDAPTAENEAAVPPEQQMEEIRSTDAAALPLSVLMPIVKSKLAPYRTVIIVRLVILGLFFHYRVTNPVESAFPLWLTSIICEIWFAFSWVLDQFPKWSPVNRHTYIENLSARFEREGEPSGLASVDFFVSTVDPLKEPPLITANTVLSILAVDYPVDKVSCYVSDDGAAMLTFESLVETAEFAKKWVPFCKKFSIEPRAPEYYFSQKIDYLKDKVQPSFVKERRAMKREYEEYKVRVNAMVAKAQKTPEEGWTMQDGTPWPGNNSRDHPGMIQVFLGHSGARDIEGNELPRLVYVSREKRPGYQHHKKAGAENALVRVSAVLTNAPFILNLDCDHYVNNSKAVREAMCFLMDPEVGRDVCYVQFPQRFDGIDRSDRYANRNTVFFDVNMRGLDGIQGPMYVGTGCVFNRQALYGYSPPSMVNSPISSCCCCPSSKEVSRVSRDGKRAELDAAIYNLREIDNYDENERSMLISQMSFEKTFGLSTVFIESALMENGGGVPESADPSMLIKEAIHVISCGYEEKTEWGKEIGWIYGSVTEDILTGFKMQCRGWRSIYCMPLRPAFKGSAPINLSDRLHQVLRWALGSVEIFLSRHCPLWYAVGGGRLKWLQRLAYINTIVYPFTSLPLVAYCTLPAICLLTGKFIIPTLTNVASILFLGLFLSIIVTSVLELRWSGVCIEDLWRNEQFWVIGGSSAHLFAVFQGFLKMLAGVDTNFTVTAKAAEDTEFGELYIIKWTTLLIPPTTLIIINMVGVVAGFSDALNGGYESWGPLFGKVFFAFWVIFHLYPFLKGLMGRQNRTPTIVILWSVLLASVFSIIWVKIDPFVNKVDSETIAETCVAIDC, encoded by the exons ATGATGCCATCTGGTGCTTCCCTCTGCAACATTTGTGGGGAACAACTAGTGCTTAGTGAGAATGGGGAATTGTTTGTGGCTTGTCATGAGTGTAGCTACCCAATTTGTAAGGCCTGTTTTGAACATGAAATCAATGAGGGACATAAGGTCTGTCTTAAGTGTGGCACTCCCTATGAAG GGAGAACAAATAAtgataatgttgatgatgagcGCGAAGACGACGACGATGACATCATGGTTCATGAAAATCCATCTACAATGGCTTCCCAGATCAATAACTCTGAG GATGGTGGGGGACTTCATGCTAGACATATCAGTACAGTGTCCTCACTTGATATTG AAGAAGTAAATGAAGAATCTGGGAATTCAAAATGGAAAAATAGAATGAAAGGCTGGAAAGGGAAAGGGAAGGGGAAAGGGAAGGGGAAAGACAAAAAGAACAAGACTAAAAAGGATGCACCTACAGCTGAAAATGAGGCTGCAGTTCCACCGGAGCAGCAGATGGAAGAAATTCG GTCCACAGATGCTGCTGCTCTGCCACTTTCAGTACTTATGCCAATAGTAAAGTCCAAACTCGCACCATACAGAACTGTGATAATTGTGCGGCTAGTAATCTTGGGTCTTTTCTTCCATTATCGAGTTACAAATCCTGTTGAAAGTGCTTTTCCTCTGTGGTTGACATCTATTATATGTGAGATTTGGTTTGCATTTTCCTGGGTGTTGGATCAGTTCCCTAAATGGTCTCCAGTTAATCGACACACTTATATTGAGAACCTCTCTGCAAG GTTTGAAAGAGAGGGTGAACCCTCTGGACTTGCTTCTGTTGATTTTTTTGTCAGTACAGTCGATCCTTTGAAAGAACCACCACTGATTACAGCTAATACAGTGCTTTCTATCCTTGCGGTTGACTATCCAGTAGATAAAGTATCTTGTTATGTGTCAGATGATGGAGCAGCAATGCTCACATTTGAATCTCTTGTGGAGACAGCTGAATTTGCAAAGAAGTGGGTGCCATTTtgcaaaaagttttcaattgaACCTAGAGCACCTGAGTATTACTTCTCACAAAAAATTGACTACCTTAAAGATAAAGTGCAACCTTCTTTTGTAAAAGAACGTAGAGCAATGAAG AGAGAATATGAAGAGTATAAAGTACGTGTTAATGCTATGGTAGCTAAGGCCCAGAAAACACCAGAAGAAGGATGGACGATGCAAGATGGAACACCTTGGCCTGGCAATAACTCACGTGATCACCCTGGAATGATTCAG GTTTTCCTCGGACACAGTGGTGCTCGTGATATCGAAGGAAATGAACTTCCTAGGCTAGTTTATGTTTCTAGAGAGAAAAGACCAGGATACCAACATCACAAGAAAGCAGGTGCTGAAAATGCACTG GTGAGGGTGTCTGCAGTTCTCACAAATGCTCCCTTCATTCTCAATCTTGACTGTGATCATTATGTTAACAACAGCAAGGCTGTCCGAGAAGCAATGTGTTTTCTCATGGATCCAGAAGTTGGTAGAGACGTTTGTTATGTACAATTCCCCCAAAGATTTGATGGTATTGATCGCAGTGATCGATATGCCAACCGCAATACAGTTTTCTTTGAT GTAAACATGAGAGGACTTGATGGCATTCAAGGACCAATGTATGTGGGGACTGGATGTGTTTTCAACCGACAAGCACTTTATGGCTATAGCCCACCTTCTATGGTCAATTCACCAATATCATCATGCTGTTGCTGCCCCTCCAGCAAAGAAGTGTCAAGGGTTTCTAGAGATGGAAAGAGGGCAGAACTTGATGCTGCAATTTATAATCTCAGGGAGATTGACA ATTATGATGAGAATGAGAGGTCAATGCTAATTTCACAAATGAGCTTTGAAAAAACTTTTGGCTTGTCTACTGTTTTCATTGAATCTGCATTAATGGAGAACGGAGGAGGGGTACCAGAATCTGCAGATCCTTCAATGCTGATCAAGGAGGCCATTCATGTAATTAGCTGTGGGTATGAAGAGAAGACTGAATGGGGGAAAGAG ATTGGTTGGATTTATGGTTCAGTTACTGAGGATATCTTAACAGGATTCAAGATGCAGTGCCGAGGATGGAGGTCGATCTACTGCATGCCCTTAAGGCCTGCATTCAAAGGGTCAGCACCTATCAACTTGTCTGATCGGTTGCACCAAGTCCTTCGATGGGCGCTTGGATCAGTTGAAATTTTCTTAAGTAGACATTGCCCCCTTTGGTATGCAGTTGGAGGAGGCCGTCTCAAATGGCTGCAGAGATTGGCTTATATAAACACTATTGTTTATCCTTTTACATCCCTTCCTCTAGTTGCTTATTGTACTTTGCCAGCAATTTGCCTTCTCACAGGAAAATTTATCATACCAACG CTTACCAACGTTGCAAGTATTCTCTTTCTTGGACTTTTCCTCTCCATTATAGTGACAAGTGTGCTTGAGCTGCGTTGGAGTGGTGTTTGTATTGAAGATTTATGGCGTAATGAGCAGTTTTGGGTGATTGGAGGTTCTTCAGCTCATCTGTTTGCTGTGTTCCAAGGATTTCTTAAGATGTTGGCTGGTGTTGATACCAACTTCACTGTCACTGCCAAGGCTGCTGAGGATACCGAGTTTGGTGAACTTTATATTATCAAGTGGACTACTCTCTTGATTCCACCTACAACTCTTATCATTATTAACATGGTTGGTGTTGTTGCTGGATTTTCTGATGCACTTAATGGAGGATATGAGTCTTGGGGACCTCTCTTTGGGAAGGTTTTCTTTGCCTTCTGGGTGATTTTTCATCTCTATCCATTCCTCAAGGGTCTCATGGGGCGCCAAAACCGCACTCCTACCATTGTTATTCTGTGGTCAGTGTTGTTAGCCTCTGTCTTTTCTATTATTTGGGTCAAGATAGACCCATTTGTGAACAAAGTTGACAGTGAGACCATAGCTGAAACTTGTGTTGCTATAGATTGTTAA
- the LOC120577613 gene encoding WD repeat-containing protein 53: MASVPVEAEAERTLNLQPPETKLKARRLKGHKDSVNCCIASPQNPRIIVTSGEDGRVCWFDLRCNDEPQIAMDVSDDPILSLCFKSGNEDNIYVSSGKEIKCFDVRLATTKWEPLENYNYNKEEINKVTCNSKSSFLAAADDSGEVKIIDIRQHCLYKTLRAETGHTSICSTVEFLPWRSWEVISGGLDSTLVLWEFSKARPYKVLNFGNVSNSGAGQCFNPSLIHAIAVPEIDMVDKLGKICAVAGGDVINVIDIESEIAAVRSKSSSNTRKGSQSRLKGGSSSNNTDADDNVKKRLQFDYTIGGHTSAVSSLAFSMFGERGKFLISGGNDKLVKVWNWSRYTDAGSSDGNNDILHLNIGVPQKVNWLCTTSADTDNLVVCDTSKTVKVHSLT, translated from the exons ATGGCATCGGTGCCGGTGGAGGCAGAGGCTGAGCGTACGCTTAATCTCCAACCTCCCGAAACTAAGCTGAAGGCTCGACGATTGAAAGGTCACAAAGACAGCGTTAATTGCTGCATTGCCTCTCCTCAAAACCCTCGCATCATCGTCACTTCCGGCGAG GATGGTCGTGTTTGCTGGTTTGATTTACGATGCAATGACGAACCGCAGATCGCTATGGATGTTAGCGACGACCCAATTCTTTCCTTGTGTTTTAAGTCAG GGAATGAAGATAATATCTATGTCTCGTCAGGAAAGGAAATCAAATGTTTTGATGTGCGTCTG GCCACCACTAAATGGGAGCCACTGGAgaattataattataacaaaGAGGAGATAAACAAG GTTACATGCAACTCAAAGTCCTCATTTCTTGCTGCAGCAGATGATAGTGGCGAGGTGAAG ATAATTGACATCAGGCAGCACTGCCTTTACAAAACATTACGAGCCGAAACTGGTCATACAAGT ATATGTAGCACTGTGGAATTCCTTCCTTGGAGATCTTGGGAAG TAATTAGTGGAGGTCTTGATTCAACGCTTGTGCTGTGGGAATTCTCCAAAGCGCGCCCCTACAAAGTACTTAATTTtg GTAATGTGAGTAATAGCGGTGCTGGGCAGTGTTTCAATCCTTCCTTGATTCATGCAATAGCTGTCCCCGAAATCGACATGGTAGATAAATTAGGCAAGATATGTGCTGTTGCAGGGGGTGATGTTATCAATGTGATTGATATTGAATCAGAAATCGCTGCTGTAAGGTCAAAAAGCTCTTCGAATACACGAAAAGGATCACAATCAAGATTAAAAGGTGGTAGTTCGTCTAACAATACAGATGCAGATGATAATGTAAAAAAGAGATTGCAGTTTGATTACACTATAGGTGGTCATACTTCAGCTGTTTCTAGCCT GGCATTTTCGATGTTTGGGGAAAGAGGGAAATTCTTAATATCTGGGGGAAACGATAAGTTGGTGAAGGTATGGAATTGGTCCAGATATACTGATGCTGGGTCAAGTGACGGCAACAATGATATCCTACATTTGAACATTGGTGTACCCCAAAAG GTCAATTGGCTATGTACCACCTCAGCTGATACAGACAACCTTGTTGTGTGTGACACATCTAAAACCGTAAAGGTCCATTCTTTAACATAG